Proteins encoded together in one Onychomys torridus chromosome 1, mOncTor1.1, whole genome shotgun sequence window:
- the Sertad3 gene encoding SERTA domain-containing protein 3 has product MGGLKRKHSDVEEEEEDEKWDWSPAGLRSYQQALLRISLDKVQRSLGPRAPSLRRHVLIHNTLQQLQAAIRLAPAPALPPEPLFLGEEDFSLSTTIGSILRELDTSMSETESPQNPVASPSLQNEVMPQADPVFLEALSSRYLGDSGLDDFFLDIDTSAVEKDSALPPPEPPRSLFCAPGSWEWNELDHIMEIILGS; this is encoded by the coding sequence ATGGGAGGCTTAAAGAGGAAACATTctgatgtggaagaggaggaggaagatgagaagtGGGACTGGAGTCCAGCTGGTCTTCGGAGCTACCAGCAAGCCCTGCTCCGAATCTCTCTGGACAAAGTCCAGCGCAGCCTGGGCCCCAGAGCACCCAGCCTCCGCCGGCATGTCCTTATCCACAACACACTCCAGCAGCTCCAGGCTGCCATTCGCCTAGCGCCAGCGCCAGCCCTGCCCCCGGAGCCTCTCTTCCTGGGTGAAGAAGATTTCTCCCTGTCTACCACTATTGGCTCTATCCTCAGGGAGCTGGATACATCCATGAGTGAGACAGAATCGCCTCAGAATCCAGTGGCTTCCCCGAGTCTCCAGAATGAAGTGATGCCCCAGGCTGATCCTGTGTTTTTAGAAGCTCTGAGCTCCCGGTACCTGGGCGACTCAGGCCTGGATGACTTCTTTCTGGACATTGACACATCTGCAGTGGAAAAGGACTCTGCACTTCCGCCCCCAGAGCCTCCCCGAAGCCTCTTCTGTGCCCCAGGATCCTGGGAGTGGAATGAATTGGATCACATCATGGAAATCATCTTGGGATCCTAA